Part of the Nymphalis io chromosome 8, ilAglIoxx1.1, whole genome shotgun sequence genome, CATCTAGATTAGGTTGTTTTGTTTTGTCAAAAGTTTTGAGTAGAAGAAATGTATGTACACTTTTCTTGCAATTATGATAGAATAAGGCTTGCTTAGGCATAGGTTACCAACATTCCGTCAAGACAATAAGATCATAATCGACAGTAATGGGGTGTATGAGTGTTTGTAGACTTAAGAAGTTGCAGTTAATAGATTGAATGTACTGGATAGTATTTtcaaaaagttatttggttGTTAGTTATAGATGTGCCTACCTatacattaatttgttattgcaCATTAACATTTTTGATTTGTTTGTATAATGTTCCCTGCACGCTAATGCGCACCAGAGTCACTATCCGAACTTCGCCTCTAACGCATGTGTAATCCTAATTtagattgttattaaaaatagttcatACATATCGGAGTACTTGTTCTTTTACTTCATACTTACAACAACGAATATTAGGCAATTAGATATTGAAGGTTAATCAATGTTGGTGCTTAGATAGTTAACTGTATCAAACATTGCTTTAGTAAGAATGGGATGAGTGGAATGCTGAATATGGTTTTAGTTGTATTTGAATAGATcagtatttaatgtaaaaaaatataaaatgtgtatgtgttaatataattttagtgtaATAACAGAAATGTTCTTGTGTGATTTTTAGTTCGAGTGATAGTAATTGATCAGAAACAAATGTCTTTGATTTTGCAATAACTTCCCCAGAAAAACATCTACGTTTGGCTCGTTGGGTAATATTTCCTTTCCGATCTTCCTCTTCATGGAAGCCACTGGTCTGATTCCGATTGTGGGGTCTTTGGTGGTGAGTGCACTTCGCATTCACTACTGCTGTATGCGTGCGCCTAGTAGTTcaccaaattaatttttaaatgcacGTCTAAACGCTTTCGCGGTCCGAAGGGAagggattaaaataattttctttattacagCCAACTACTTAAGGACCCAAAAGTCCTTTTTGCTGGATATAAAGTGCCTCATCCATTAGAACATAAATTTGTGCTGCGTATTCAAACAACATCCGATTACACACCTCAAGAGGCTTTTATGAATGCTATTACAGATTTAACTTCTGAGTTGTCACTTTTCGAAGAGCGTTTCAAAGTAAGTATGTTTTCATAATCTCGTGTTAACCAACATGAcatgtatatttaaagtatgaCATGTTGAACATACATCTATAGCGTCTACAGCTTAACCTACTTTGTTCTTTTATTAAACCTCTTCAGCTATCTCAAATCATTTCAAGATTGGATGACAATagaaaatgtatgttttataataggaataaaatataattttttaaatgaaatcagaATATACGCTcaacagattttatttttttcaggaaGCTATCAAAGAGAAGAAAGACGGTTTGGATTAAGTTTGGATAGATATCACTTAGGTTAAGAATTagataagtattaaataaattcaaaataaattttataaatcgtttttttttatagtattacaaaatatatagctACTGTACCCTATACCTCAAAACCTCaatgaattattttcattaaaaaaacatatttaaagtttctaagtaattattaattaagtaaggacacattatgtatttatttccttaattgtataaaagatatagattttataatatttttctttaaacattAGAAGGATGAAAGATAAGTCAGTATTATTcagtaaaactaaaaaaaatttaaatcatttattgttattaaaaaattgtgataAATTTGGTGTTTTTATCAGTACTTATTTGGAATAAAAATGTGgtgaaaacaatataattaaaaaaaaaccatgattGTGATGGAAATTGATTTGTGCCGATTGAGCAATTTCTCAGTATGCATTATATCTAGATAATGCATAAGAGCAAAATCAATACCATTTCCCTTAATCCTTAAAAACATGCTTAAATAACCTAAAAGGTGCttcttatttacaaaacatttttctatttaattagcTAGTAAAACAAGCCATACCATATTCAtggtaaacaataaataatacctaCTTGAAACAAATAACAGTAACAACGGTAacattaatactaaaattaataaataggtattaaaatgtttcttcTTCATCACAGTTCTCGGTTGCATGCCCAAAAACTGcaaaaacaaattcactttattataaagtgtgtgtgttaaaacttaatttaagataaattacatataataacaaagGTAAATAAACTGTCTTCAAAATATTATGATGTGACTGCCTCATTCTTTTAGTATATATGTCTAAAAAGTTCAAACCCCGGGTTtgatcaataaaaagttattgggtatattaccagtaacagcccggaAGAAGTTGGCAATCTTTATATTCCAGTGGCTCAGAAAGTAAAGTCGTTAGCCCCTTATCATCATGCTTGTGGTAGTAACAGACATCTTACATTAAAGAATGGAAAGTCaggataatttttataatcacaTATAGTTTCCTTTACCTTCACAAATGTCACAGTAGGGCCTTGGCGGTAGGGGCTTTTTGCTAGAAGGAGGTTTTTCAGGTTCCACGGATTGTCGAGGACAGTCCTCGGTTTCGTGCGCGTCGAACACGTCGCAGATGTCACAAAACCGACGTGGAGCTACTGCTCGAACTTTACGTCCATTGCTAAAGAAAAATAAGCCGTTAATTTCAATTTCtaaatcatcgattaagattcaagcgttctaaccactaggccatctcggcttttttatcgAGATATATGTTGAAAAactgtaaattaataaagtggGTACTACATTTTATTAACTAGTTATTCTTTTCGTATTTTTGTAATcgattttatagaatatttcaaTGAGCTAGACTTGAAAATTGATTGactatacaaaagaaaataataattttaaatattattttttagtttctattacttttatagctttttttaaagtaaatatgaaatagttttaGAACACTTACAGTAGAGGAGGTTCGGTAGAGACGGTTCCTCCTTCGAGTGCCTGTACGCGTGCCATCAGCTGTTCATTTTTCCGCTGCATATCTACTATCACAGAGTTCAAGAAGCTCACTTGGCCATCTATCATTTCCTTATCTTCAGTTAgtctgtatttattaaaaataaattatttataaatttaaaacttagatGCTCATTACCTTTATttcgttaaataataaatgtaataatattaacctaattaaatattattacttacttCTGCGACCCATTGTCCCCTTCTCCCAAAAGGCCCATTGCATTATTGTCATTATTATCTCGAATTTCTTTACCATTCTTCGCCATTTCCTTTTGTAAAAGCTGTTTTTCCCTTTCTGTTACTTCAACTTTGGCTTTCTGGCTCTGTAAGATAATGATTTTTAGAATCGTATACTTGGAATTATAACACAggttaatataaatagatatatttacctTTAAGTCTTCttgtaattttacaattaaatcatCCTTAAccttaatatctttaatattagtCTCAATTTCTgctcttaatttattaattattttttcactatTAACTAAGGATTCAGCACCAGATTGTCTTGTAGCTTGTAATTCTAAAGTTAACTTTTCTAATTTTTCATCCTTGCTTGCATTGTTTTCTTGAATAGCTAACAGTTCAAGTTTTTGTGATAGTTCTAATATCTTGCTATCGCCTTCGCTAAGTTTGTTTTGTAACTTGTTTTGATTATCCAATTCTAACGCTAGTTTTTGTTTTGAATCTTGTAACTGTTTTTCATAatctattattctatttttaagctCGTGTTTCATGTTTTTGCTTTCTCTTTTGTATTCATCAAATTGCTGTTGTAATTGCCTAGTTAAGTCTTCGTAGTTTAATTTTTGGGCTTCGTTAATATTTGTAAGTTTCTTTATATCATCATCTGATTTTGATAACAATTGCTGTAAATCTTTAACTTTTTCCTTAGTGCTGAGTAAGTCTTCAAGTTGTTTTCCTTGTTCCAAAAGATTATTTTGTAACGTTTTTATTGTGCTGTTAAGAGATTCAATTTCAACAATGTGCTTTGCTTTTAAATCAGCATTTTCTGATTCTAGTTGTTTAACCGTTTCTTGAATTTGGCTTGTTTGTAATACAATTtcgtttaagttatttatttctacTTGCTTTTGTTCTAATATAGTGTTATTTTGATCGACCTCTTGTTGAAgctttgtaatattttcttctaactgtttacttttatttgagTTAGTGTCAACTTTTTCATTTTGagctttaataaaattgtctttttctttcataattttatttacttcggttaaattttcaacagtttccttcaatttattttttgcttctTCAAGTTGACtcttaagatttaatatttcagttgaTGATTCGTTATATTTgtcttctaatatttttttatcatttactaTAATAGCCATTTCAGATTTAACTGATTCTAATTGTTTAAGTTGTTCATTTATTAATGATTCTTCGACAGAAGAATTGTTTAAAAGTGTTTCATACTGTTgtttcattgtatttatttctataacagttttgtttaattgttcttctaatttattttttatttcatttactttattgAGTTCTTCTGTAACTCGGGTCATTTGACGATCTTTTTCAGTAACTAATTCTCCATTAGATTTAATATCTACTTCGAGCATTTCTAGCTTAAGTGTCAAATctttgatataattttgtttttcttggAGCGATTCATTCAATCTTGTTTCTTCGTCTTTATGagctttattttcattattgacCACGACCAAACGTTCTTGCAGTTGATTAACTTCTTTTTCATATTGTACTTTCTGGGCATTAAGCTGTGAAGACATATCgtctaatattttttgtaaaga contains:
- the LOC126769877 gene encoding DNA-directed RNA polymerase II subunit RPB11 is translated as MNAPPTFESFLLYDGEKKVQKEEDTKVTNAAIFTVNKEDHTLGNMIRHQLLKDPKVLFAGYKVPHPLEHKFVLRIQTTSDYTPQEAFMNAITDLTSELSLFEERFKEAIKEKKDGLD